A single Antechinus flavipes isolate AdamAnt ecotype Samford, QLD, Australia chromosome 5, AdamAnt_v2, whole genome shotgun sequence DNA region contains:
- the LOC127564140 gene encoding uncharacterized protein LOC127564140, translating to MAQRNGVFPQDLVQEQPKSRFEKTKRMIFRGPPHRIAPAAKNNMQQLDLKGQEDSIPAKPKVEAKDIGDPSWVRTLPSTVANNTLASPSIMMEPFPPISLKSHPKATLACPGQGVNAASKGTSKIHSTGATECQTSSKTGLELSSLWSQGEAFATQGATPVYAVKSFNNRWKRTTKISPPLLPESKTAFRDLSEASFNWAQGDASAAQDASPVSDVKGVSAPWKRKPKISPAMTNGSKTSQKVVSETTSNCPQGKRSSLQEALRVCGMRGVYAPRKKKTNVYPTVPIRSKTSPKVVSETSNGPQTEAYASQEATPYPGIKVVITGIKRSTKASPGLPSEPERSPEIIFESSYNWLQEECAGTQKATTLCPPEASGRWKTTAKVQRPSFPQSEPLPRMVTDNSSPRPQEEDCEQQSAFRAFIENLHLSGFKEAYRALLISPRKRNQFVTEKE from the exons ATGGCACAAAGGAATGGAGTATTTCCCCAAG ACTTGGTCCAGGAGCAGCCAAAAAGTCGCTTTGAGAAGACAAAAAGGATGATTTTCCGAGGTCCCCCTCACCGAATAGCACCCGCTGCAAAGAACAACATGCAACAGCTGGACCTCAAGGGCCAGGAGGACAGCATTCCTGCCAAGCCAAAAGTGGAGGCAAAGGACATTGGGGACCCATCCTGGGTGAGGACTTTGCCTTCCACTGTTGCTAATAATACCCTGGCATCTCCTTCAATCATGATGGAACCATTCCCTCCTATTTCCCTCAAAAGTCATCCAAAAGCCACCCTGGCCTGTCCTGGCCAAGGAGTCAATGCTGCTTCGAAGGGGACCTCAAAAATCCATTCCACTGGGGCCACAGAATGCCAAACATCCTCCAAGACTGGGCTTGAACTCTCCTCTCTTTGGTCCCAGGGAGAAGCTTTTGCCACCCAAGGAGCAACTCCTGTCTATGCCGTCAAAAGTTTCAATAATCGTTGGAAGAGGACCACCAAAATATCCCCGCCATTGCTGCCTGAATCCAAGACAGCTTTCAGAGATCTCTCAGAAGCCTCCTTCAATTGGGCCCAGGGAGATGCTTCCGCAGCCCAAGATGCCAGCCCAGTCAGTGACGTGAAAGGAGTCAGTGCGCCTTGGAAAAGGAAACCCAAAATATCTCCAGCCATGACCAATGGGTCCAAGACATCCCAAAAAGTTGTCTCTGAAACCACATCCAATTGCCCTCAGGGAAAACGTTCTTCTCTCCAAGAAGCCCTCCGAGTCTGTGGCATGAGAGGAGTCTATGCTCCTCGGAAAAAGAAGACCAATGTATACCCGACCGTACCCATTAGATCAAAGACATCCCCCAAAGTGGTGTCTGAAACCTCCAATGGGCCCCAGACAGAAGCTTATGCAAGCCAAGAAGCCACCCCATACCCTGGCATCAAAGTAGTCATTACTGGGATAAAGAGGAGCACCAAAGCATCCCCAGGCCTCCCAAGTGAGCCCGAGCGATCCCCTGAAATTATCTTCGAATCTTCCTACAATTGGCTCCAGGAAGAGTGTGCTGGAACCCAGAAAGCTACCACACTCTGTCCCCCCGAAGCCAGTGGTCGCTGGAAGACGACAGCCAAAGTCCAACGACCCTCGTTCCCCCAATCTGAACCTTTGCCTAGGATGGTCACCGACAACTCCTCCCCAAGGCCTCAGGAGGAAGATTGTGAACAGCAAAGTGCATTTCGGGCCTTTATAGAAAATTTACACCTTAGTGGATTCAAGGAAGCTTATCGAGCTCTCCTGATTTCTCCTAGAAAAAGGAACCAATTTGTAACTGAGAAAGAATAG